In Vigna angularis cultivar LongXiaoDou No.4 chromosome 8, ASM1680809v1, whole genome shotgun sequence, one DNA window encodes the following:
- the LOC108343864 gene encoding uncharacterized protein LOC108343864 yields MDPCPFVRLMVDSLALNLPSATKAPPISGVHPSTTPCFCKIRTTNFPSQTALLPLSPSSSSAPDAVTAAPGFHLDSATLRRPISLRLAVYSGSTARACGVSAAKLLGRLTLTLDLTSARDRPITFHSGWLSLRRNKTGSDPNRKPSIRLHMAVRSEPDPRFVFQFGGEPECSPVVFQIQENNIRQPVFSCKFSADRNSRSRSLPSDFGNNLSRWRRTLKGVRERHGRERKGWMVTIHDLSGSPVAAASMITPFVPSPGSDRVSRSNPGAWLILRPNGASVSSWKPWGRLEAWRERGPVDGLGYKFELVAENGPVPIAEATMNVKKGGQFCIDYKVMKDSGLSSRLPGKGFVMGSTVEGEGKVSKPLVQVGAQHVTCMADAALFIALSAAIDLSMDACQLFSHKLRKELCHEEHVSFP; encoded by the exons ATGGATCCTTGCCCCTTCGTGCGTCTTATGGTAGACTCTCTCGCTCTAAACCTTCCCTCCGCCACCAAGGCCCCACCAATTTCCGGCGTCCACCCTTCCACCACCCCATGCTTCTGCAAAATCCGCACCACCAACTTCCCCTCCCAAACCGCGCTTCTCCCCCTctctccctcttcctcctccgCTCCCGACGCCGTCACAGCCGCCCCCGGCTTCCACCTAGACTCCGCAACCCTCCGCCGTCCCATCTCCCTCCGTCTCGCCGTCTACTCCGGCAGCACAGCCCGTGCCTGCGGCGTCTCCGCCGCCAAGCTCCTCGGCCGCCTCACCCTCACCCTCGACCTCACTTCCGCTCGGGACCGCCCCATCACCTTCCACAGCGGCTGGCTCAGCCTCCGCAGGAACAAAACCGGCTCCGACCCCAACCGAAAGCCCTCGATTCGGCTCCACATGGCGGTCCGGTCTGAACCGGATCCGCGGTTCGTGTTCCAGTTCGGCGGCGAACCGGAGTGTAGTCCGGTGGTTTTCCAGATTCAAGAGAATAATATCAGACAGCCTGTCTTCAGTTGTAAGTTCAGCGCTGATCGTAACTCAAGATCGAG GTCTCTACCTTCAGATTTCGGCAACAATCTCAGCAGATGGAGGAGAACCTTGAAGGGTGTTAGAGAGCGTCATGGGAGGGAGAGAAAGGGTTGGATGGTGACGATCCATGATCTCTCTGGCTCACCGGTTGCTGCTGCTTCCATGATCACCCCGTTTGTTCCTTCACCCGGTTCAGATAGAGTGTCAAGATCAAACCCAGGTGCATGGCTCATTCTGCGGCCCAACGGTGCCTCGGTGAGTAGCTGGAAACCATGGGGTCGACTAGAAGCATGGCGAGAGAGAGGTCCCGTAGATGGGTTGGGCTACAAGTTCGAGCTTGTTGCTGAGAATGGACCCGTACCTATCGCTGAGGCCACAATGAATGTGAAAAAGGGTGGCCAATTCTGCATTGACTACAAAGTGATGAAGGATTCAGGGTTGAGTTCAAGGTTACCGGGAAAAGGGTTTGTGATGGGTTCTACTGTTGAAGGTGAAGGCAAAGTGAGCAAACCTCTGGTGCAAGTTGGAGCACAGCACGTGACGTGCATGGCTGATGCTGCTTTGTTCATTGCACTCTCTGCTGCCATTGATCTTAGCATGGATGCATGCCAGCTCTTTTCGCATAAACTCAGGAAAGAGCTTTGTCATGAAGAACATGTTTCTTTTCCCTAG